One genomic region from Candidatus Omnitrophota bacterium encodes:
- the rpsL gene encoding 30S ribosomal protein S12: MPTINQLIRNGRRLVTSKTKSPALKSSPQRRGVCLQVKTQTPKKPNSALRKIARVRLTNNIEVTAYIPGEGHNLQEHSIVLVRGGRVKDLPGVRYHIVRGILDTQGVSNRKKSRSKYGAKKPKATTAA; the protein is encoded by the coding sequence ATGCCGACAATTAACCAGCTTATAAGAAACGGAAGAAGGCTCGTAACATCAAAGACAAAATCTCCGGCTCTTAAGTCGTCGCCGCAGAGAAGAGGCGTCTGCCTCCAGGTGAAGACCCAGACCCCGAAGAAGCCTAACTCGGCGCTTAGAAAGATTGCCAGGGTCAGGCTTACCAATAATATAGAGGTTACGGCATATATACCCGGAGAAGGCCATAATCTTCAAGAACACTCAATAGTCCTGGTAAGAGGCGGCAGGGTAAAAGATCTGCCTGGGGTGCGTTATCATATTGTAAGGGGTATACTTGATACGCAGGGGGTATCAAATAGAAAAAAGAGCCGTTCCAAATACGGCGCCAAGAAACCCAAGGCGACTACGGCGGCTTGA
- the rpsG gene encoding 30S ribosomal protein S7: protein MRRRRAEKRRVLPDPKYKSEMVSKFINIVMERGKKATAETIVYDAFEILKEKAGKPNILELFQQVLDNVRPMLELKSRRVGGATYQVPVEVTQARGIAIAMRWLRNFARQRKGGPMSQRLGGELVDAYQKQGSAIKKREDTHKMAEANKAFSHFKW from the coding sequence ATGAGAAGAAGAAGGGCTGAAAAAAGAAGGGTATTACCTGATCCTAAATATAAATCAGAGATGGTTTCAAAGTTTATCAATATTGTTATGGAGAGAGGCAAGAAAGCGACCGCCGAAACCATTGTTTATGATGCTTTTGAGATATTGAAAGAAAAGGCCGGTAAGCCAAATATCCTTGAATTGTTCCAGCAGGTCCTTGATAACGTAAGGCCTATGCTTGAATTAAAATCTAGGCGCGTGGGAGGCGCCACGTATCAGGTTCCGGTTGAGGTGACGCAGGCCAGAGGCATTGCCATTGCTATGAGGTGGCTTAGAAATTTCGCCAGACAACGCAAGGGCGGGCCTATGAGCCAAAGATTAGGCGGCGAGCTTGTGGATGCCTATCAAAAACAAGGCTCGGCTATAAAGAAGAGAGAAGACACGCACAAGATGGCAGAAGCCAATAAGGCATTCAGCCATTTTAAATGGTGA